From Candidatus Nitricoxidivorans perseverans, the proteins below share one genomic window:
- a CDS encoding DNA topoisomerase III, translating to MTKQLIIAEKPSVAQDIAKAVGGFTRQGDYFESDDYVLSSAIGHLLELAVPEEYEVKRGKWSFAHLPVIPPRFALNPIDKTADRLRLLTRLMKRKDVTGLVNACDAGREGELIFRYVVQHAFAEKSAKPIRRLWLQSMTPSAIRDGFAHLRTDQEMLPLADAARCRSEADWLVGINGTRAMTAFNSKEGGFYKTTVGRVQTPTLAILVERERRIRAFVSRDYWEVEAEFQAVAGTYRGRWFDEKFRKGEAQLADEHAKAERLWDKAKAEAIRQKCLGKHGTVEEEIKPKTELSPLLFDLTSLQREANGRFGFSARNTLGLAQALYEKHKALTYPRTDSRYLPEDTLGTVKDTLRALEDTTGGRHAKTILESGWVHPNKRIFNNAKISDHFAIIPTGTIPKNLTEPEQKLYDLVVRRFLAVFFPAAEYNVTTRITRVEQEAFKTEGKVLVTPGWLAVYGKEAQEEDENPNLPPLEKKERVWANDVEVKSKATQPPARYNEATLLSAMEGAGKLVEDEELREAMSERGLGTPATRAATIEGLIFEEYVHRNGRELQPTAKAFSLLFALEQLQVDEIRSPELTGLWEWKLKEMEHGRLKREEFMAHITEQTQAMVERIKHGEFADPDFGTLSTPCPKCGGRIHETYKHFKCDKCDYKLWKVVASRQWEPEEMDRLLRDRQIGPLQGFRSKMGRAFAAIVKLDENHAPSFDFGNNEGEGDAEGVDFSGQEALGACPRCGSGVFEHGMAYVCEKSVGAAKSCDFRSGKIILQQEVSRAEMQKLLETGKTSLLKGFVSNRTKKKFSAYLTRGADGKVGFEFEARAPKAAKAPAKPKADAEAPAAKPAAAKKPAAKKPAAAKKTVAAKKPAGGK from the coding sequence ATGACAAAACAACTGATCATCGCCGAGAAGCCCTCCGTCGCGCAGGACATCGCCAAGGCGGTGGGTGGCTTTACACGCCAGGGCGACTACTTCGAGAGCGACGACTACGTGCTCTCGTCGGCCATCGGCCACCTGCTGGAACTGGCGGTGCCCGAGGAGTACGAGGTCAAGCGCGGCAAGTGGAGCTTCGCCCACCTGCCGGTGATCCCGCCGCGCTTCGCGCTGAACCCCATCGACAAGACCGCCGACCGTCTGCGCCTGCTGACGCGGCTGATGAAGCGCAAGGATGTCACCGGCCTCGTGAACGCCTGCGACGCGGGCCGCGAGGGCGAGCTGATCTTCCGATACGTCGTCCAGCACGCATTCGCCGAAAAATCAGCCAAGCCGATACGGCGCCTCTGGCTGCAATCCATGACGCCCTCCGCCATCCGCGACGGCTTCGCCCACCTGCGCACGGACCAGGAGATGCTGCCGCTGGCCGACGCCGCGCGCTGCCGTTCCGAGGCCGACTGGCTGGTCGGCATCAACGGCACGCGCGCCATGACCGCCTTCAACTCGAAGGAGGGCGGCTTCTACAAGACCACCGTGGGCCGCGTGCAGACGCCGACCCTGGCCATCCTGGTCGAGCGCGAACGCCGCATCCGCGCCTTCGTTTCCCGCGACTACTGGGAAGTCGAGGCCGAGTTCCAGGCCGTGGCCGGCACCTACCGCGGCCGCTGGTTCGACGAGAAGTTCCGGAAGGGCGAAGCTCAGTTGGCAGACGAGCACGCCAAGGCCGAGCGCCTCTGGGACAAGGCGAAGGCCGAGGCCATTCGCCAGAAGTGCCTGGGCAAGCATGGCACGGTCGAGGAGGAGATCAAGCCCAAGACCGAGCTGTCGCCGCTGCTCTTCGACCTGACGAGCCTCCAGCGCGAGGCCAACGGCCGCTTCGGCTTCTCGGCCCGCAACACCCTGGGCCTGGCCCAGGCGCTCTACGAAAAGCACAAGGCGCTGACCTATCCCCGAACCGATTCGCGCTATCTGCCCGAGGACACCCTGGGCACCGTCAAGGACACCCTGCGCGCCCTCGAGGATACCACCGGCGGCAGGCATGCGAAGACCATCCTGGAATCGGGCTGGGTCCATCCCAACAAGCGCATCTTCAACAACGCCAAGATATCCGATCACTTCGCCATCATCCCCACCGGCACGATCCCGAAGAACCTGACCGAACCCGAACAGAAGCTCTACGACCTCGTGGTCAGGCGCTTCCTGGCGGTCTTCTTCCCCGCCGCCGAGTACAACGTCACCACCCGCATCACCCGCGTCGAGCAGGAAGCCTTCAAGACCGAGGGCAAGGTGCTGGTCACGCCCGGCTGGCTGGCCGTCTACGGCAAGGAGGCCCAGGAGGAGGACGAGAATCCCAACCTGCCGCCGCTGGAGAAGAAGGAGCGCGTCTGGGCCAACGACGTCGAGGTCAAGAGCAAGGCCACGCAGCCGCCGGCCCGCTACAACGAAGCGACGCTGCTCTCGGCCATGGAAGGCGCCGGCAAGCTGGTGGAGGACGAGGAGTTGCGCGAGGCGATGTCCGAGCGCGGACTGGGCACGCCGGCGACGCGGGCGGCCACCATCGAGGGCCTGATCTTCGAGGAATACGTGCATCGCAACGGCCGCGAACTGCAACCGACGGCCAAGGCATTCTCGCTCCTGTTCGCGCTGGAGCAGCTCCAGGTCGATGAGATCCGCTCGCCGGAACTGACCGGCCTGTGGGAGTGGAAGCTCAAGGAGATGGAGCACGGCCGCCTGAAGCGCGAAGAGTTCATGGCGCACATCACCGAGCAGACGCAGGCGATGGTCGAGCGCATCAAGCACGGCGAATTCGCCGACCCCGACTTCGGCACGCTTTCAACCCCCTGCCCGAAATGCGGCGGGAGGATCCACGAAACCTACAAGCACTTCAAGTGCGACAAGTGCGACTACAAGCTGTGGAAGGTCGTCGCCAGCCGCCAGTGGGAACCGGAGGAGATGGACCGGCTGCTGCGTGACCGCCAGATCGGCCCGTTGCAGGGTTTCCGCAGCAAGATGGGTCGCGCCTTCGCCGCCATCGTCAAGCTCGACGAGAACCATGCGCCTTCCTTCGATTTCGGCAACAATGAGGGCGAGGGCGACGCGGAGGGCGTCGATTTTTCCGGCCAGGAGGCCCTGGGCGCCTGTCCCAGGTGCGGGAGCGGGGTGTTCGAGCACGGCATGGCCTATGTCTGCGAGAAATCCGTGGGCGCCGCCAAATCCTGCGACTTCCGCTCCGGCAAGATCATCCTCCAGCAGGAAGTGTCGCGCGCCGAGATGCAGAAGCTGCTCGAAACCGGCAAGACCAGCCTGCTCAAGGGGTTCGTTTCCAACCGGACGAAGAAGAAGTTCTCCGCCTACCTGACCCGCGGCGCCGACGGCAAGGTGGGCTTCGAGTTCGAGGCCCGGGCGCCGAAGGCCGCCAAGGCGCCGGCGAAGCCCAAGGCCGACGCGGAAGCTCCGGCGGCAAAGCCCGCCGCCGCAAAGAAACCTGCGGCAAAGAAGCCCGCCGCCGCGAAAAAAACCGTCGCGGCGAAGAAGCCCGCCGGCGGCAAGTAG
- a CDS encoding DUF494 domain-containing protein produces MYDILVYLFENYLPDACPEPDALARKLAAAGFGDADITEALDWLAGLDQVPESGGFLHAPQPDSLRLYDPREAARLPADCRGFLAFLEAAGGIDAAVRERIVERALALEDAVVTLAKLKVIVLMVMWRRQLPLDALVFEELLAEEDDEPLLH; encoded by the coding sequence ATGTACGACATCCTGGTCTACCTGTTTGAAAACTACCTGCCCGACGCCTGCCCGGAGCCCGATGCCCTGGCGCGCAAGCTCGCCGCCGCGGGCTTTGGCGACGCGGACATCACCGAGGCGCTCGACTGGCTCGCCGGCCTCGACCAGGTGCCGGAATCCGGCGGCTTCCTGCATGCCCCGCAGCCGGACTCGCTGCGCCTCTACGACCCGCGCGAGGCCGCCCGGCTGCCGGCCGACTGCCGCGGCTTCCTCGCCTTCCTGGAGGCCGCGGGCGGCATCGACGCCGCCGTGCGCGAGCGCATCGTCGAACGGGCGCTGGCCCTGGAAGACGCCGTCGTGACCCTGGCGAAGCTCAAGGTCATCGTGCTCATGGTCATGTGGCGCCGGCAATTGCCCCTCGACGCGCTGGTCTTCGAGGAACTGCTGGCGGAAGAGGACGACGAGCCCCTGCTGCATTGA
- the dprA gene encoding DNA-processing protein DprA has translation MRETHSPSFPGNAPAAWLRLTLLPGVGNETQRQLLKAFGLPEAIFSAGFSALRGVVGGALAERLASHDCGAEIEAALAWIGEPGNRIVTLADADYPQALLTTADPPALLYVKGDASLLNRPAIAIVGSRSATRQGEANAEAFARTLSQSGLTVVSGLALGIDAAAHRGALAGSGSTVAVIGTGADRIYPAGNEALTREIAERGVIVSEFPLGTPALAANFPRRNRLIAGMARGCLVVEAAERSGSLITARLAAEMGREVFAIPGSIHSPVARGCHKLIRQGAKLVERAEDILEELHWESVVNPAALPPTMEAETDPVLIALGRDPCDLDTLARRSGLTPEHLLAMLLPLELEGRIAQLPGGRYQRLN, from the coding sequence GTGAGGGAAACGCATTCGCCCTCTTTCCCTGGCAATGCCCCGGCCGCCTGGTTGCGGCTGACGCTGCTTCCCGGCGTCGGCAATGAAACCCAGCGCCAGCTGCTCAAGGCCTTCGGATTGCCGGAGGCGATCTTCTCGGCGGGGTTTTCCGCACTGCGCGGCGTAGTCGGAGGCGCCCTGGCGGAAAGGCTCGCCAGCCACGACTGCGGCGCCGAAATCGAGGCGGCCCTGGCCTGGATCGGCGAACCGGGTAACCGCATCGTCACCCTGGCCGACGCCGACTATCCCCAGGCGCTGCTCACCACCGCCGATCCGCCGGCGCTGCTCTACGTCAAGGGCGATGCCAGCCTCCTGAACCGCCCCGCCATCGCCATCGTCGGGTCGCGCTCCGCCACGCGGCAGGGCGAGGCGAACGCCGAGGCCTTCGCGCGGACGCTCTCGCAATCAGGGCTCACCGTCGTCAGCGGCCTGGCGCTGGGCATCGACGCCGCGGCCCACCGCGGTGCGCTGGCCGGCTCCGGCTCGACCGTCGCCGTCATCGGCACCGGCGCCGACCGCATCTATCCCGCCGGAAACGAGGCCCTGACGCGGGAAATCGCCGAGCGCGGCGTCATCGTCAGCGAGTTTCCGCTGGGCACGCCGGCGCTGGCCGCCAATTTTCCCCGCCGCAACCGGCTGATCGCGGGCATGGCGCGGGGCTGCCTGGTCGTGGAGGCGGCCGAAAGAAGCGGCTCGCTGATCACGGCCCGCTTGGCGGCCGAGATGGGCCGGGAGGTGTTCGCCATCCCCGGCTCCATCCATTCGCCGGTCGCTCGCGGCTGCCACAAGCTCATCCGGCAGGGCGCCAAGCTCGTCGAAAGGGCGGAGGACATCCTCGAAGAGCTGCACTGGGAGTCCGTCGTCAATCCCGCCGCCCTGCCGCCGACGATGGAGGCGGAGACCGATCCGGTGCTGATCGCGCTTGGCCGCGACCCCTGCGACCTCGACACCCTGGCGCGGCGAAGCGGCTTGACGCCGGAGCATCTGCTTGCGATGCTGCTACCATTGGAACTGGAAGGCCGGATCGCGCAGTTGCCCGGCGGCCGCTACCAACGACTGAACTGA
- a CDS encoding LysM peptidoglycan-binding domain-containing protein gives MRRAIISALFLCISSAWAAEGAGPLELAPDAPDRHIVVPGDTLWGIASAFLKDPYRWPELWRLNPDQIKNPHRIYPGQVVILDRSHGDPQLKLGRLVKAEPRIYLADEKQEIPAIPQQAIEPFLSQPLVIDAGGLNDAPRVIATVESRVYVGAGETFYVKDVKQKAKLWQVYRPGDELKDPDNGEVLGHEAIYIGSAHLVAEGQPATFRAATSKQEIGQGDHLVPASRPDVANYVPHRPGKDVKGRVIAIYGGVGEGSRHSIVSLSRGKKDGLEIGHVLALYRDGAEVTNRFEVDKPETHKLPNERYGLVFVFRVFERVSYALVMDTNRPLAPGDVVRTP, from the coding sequence ATGCGACGCGCCATTATATCCGCGCTGTTTCTTTGTATTTCAAGCGCCTGGGCCGCCGAGGGCGCCGGGCCGCTCGAACTTGCGCCGGATGCGCCGGACCGCCACATCGTCGTGCCCGGCGACACGCTCTGGGGCATCGCCAGCGCGTTCCTCAAGGATCCCTATCGCTGGCCCGAACTTTGGCGCCTGAATCCAGACCAGATCAAGAACCCGCACCGCATCTATCCCGGCCAGGTGGTGATCCTCGACCGGAGCCACGGCGATCCGCAGCTCAAGCTCGGTCGGCTCGTCAAGGCAGAGCCGCGCATCTATCTTGCGGACGAGAAGCAGGAAATTCCCGCCATCCCCCAGCAGGCCATCGAACCCTTCCTGTCCCAGCCGCTGGTGATCGACGCCGGCGGGCTGAATGATGCGCCCCGGGTCATTGCGACCGTCGAAAGCCGCGTCTATGTCGGCGCCGGCGAAACCTTCTACGTGAAGGACGTCAAGCAGAAGGCCAAGCTCTGGCAGGTCTACCGCCCCGGCGACGAGCTCAAGGATCCCGACAACGGCGAGGTCCTCGGCCACGAGGCCATCTACATCGGCAGCGCCCACCTGGTCGCCGAAGGACAGCCGGCCACCTTCCGTGCCGCCACGTCGAAACAGGAAATCGGCCAGGGCGACCATCTCGTGCCCGCCAGCCGGCCCGACGTGGCGAACTACGTGCCACACCGTCCCGGCAAAGACGTCAAGGGCCGCGTGATCGCCATCTACGGCGGCGTCGGCGAGGGCAGCCGCCATTCCATCGTCTCCCTCTCGCGCGGCAAGAAGGACGGACTCGAAATCGGCCATGTCCTCGCCCTCTACCGCGACGGCGCCGAAGTCACCAACCGCTTCGAGGTGGACAAGCCCGAAACGCACAAGCTGCCGAACGAGCGCTACGGCCTGGTATTCGTCTTCCGCGTCTTCGAGCGCGTCTCCTACGCGCTGGTGATGGACACGAACCGCCCCCTGGCGCCCGGCGACGTCGTGCGCACGCCGTAA
- the def gene encoding peptide deformylase yields MALLPILRYPDPRLHRQAARVTTVDDAVCRLVADMAETMYEAPGVGLAATQVNQHVQVVVIDVSEEKSQLQVFINPEILSREGECEGEEGCLSVPGVYETVKRAERVRVRALGLNGQPFELDAEGLLAVCLQHEVDHLRGKVFVEYLSPLKQSRIKAKLAKQARITA; encoded by the coding sequence ATGGCCCTTTTGCCCATTTTGCGCTACCCCGATCCGCGCCTGCACCGGCAGGCGGCGCGGGTCACGACCGTCGACGACGCGGTGTGCCGGCTGGTCGCCGACATGGCCGAAACCATGTACGAGGCGCCGGGCGTCGGCCTGGCCGCGACCCAGGTCAACCAGCATGTGCAGGTGGTCGTCATCGACGTTTCCGAAGAAAAGTCGCAGCTCCAGGTCTTCATCAATCCCGAAATCCTCTCCCGCGAGGGCGAGTGCGAAGGCGAGGAAGGCTGCCTCTCCGTGCCGGGCGTCTATGAGACCGTGAAGCGGGCCGAGCGCGTCAGGGTTCGCGCGCTGGGACTGAACGGCCAGCCCTTCGAGCTCGATGCCGAGGGCCTGCTCGCCGTCTGCCTCCAGCACGAGGTCGACCACCTCCGGGGGAAGGTGTTCGTCGAATACCTCTCGCCGCTGAAGCAATCGCGCATCAAGGCGAAACTGGCCAAGCAGGCCCGCATCACGGCATGA
- the fmt gene encoding methionyl-tRNA formyltransferase, which translates to MRVAFAGTPEFARAALDAILAAGFEVPLVLTQPDRPAGRGQKLQESPVKRLALSRGLPVHQPDRLRDPATHAPLIAAAPDVLVVAAYGLILPQAVLDIPARGCLNIHASLLPRWRGAAPIQRAIEAGDAETGVTIMQMEAGLDTGPMLMKEAVKVSAGDTAATLHDTLAALGARMIVEALRNFDGLRPIAQPDAGVTYANKIDKAEAALDWRRPAAELERKIRAFDPFPGCAAVLDGLTLKVWRAAVENGTGEPGTVLRADAGGIVVACGEEALRLAELQKPGGRRMSSADFLQGSALPHAVSEWGKFPG; encoded by the coding sequence ATGAGAGTCGCCTTCGCCGGGACGCCGGAATTCGCCCGTGCCGCCCTCGATGCCATCTTGGCGGCAGGCTTCGAAGTGCCGCTCGTCCTCACGCAGCCCGATCGTCCGGCGGGGCGCGGGCAGAAGCTCCAGGAAAGCCCCGTCAAGCGGCTCGCCCTGTCGCGCGGCCTCCCGGTGCACCAGCCCGACCGGCTGCGCGATCCCGCCACCCACGCGCCGCTGATCGCCGCCGCGCCCGATGTGCTGGTGGTGGCCGCCTACGGCCTGATCCTGCCCCAGGCGGTGCTGGACATCCCCGCGCGCGGCTGCCTCAACATCCACGCCTCGCTGCTGCCGCGCTGGCGCGGCGCGGCGCCCATCCAGCGCGCCATCGAGGCGGGCGACGCCGAGACCGGCGTCACGATCATGCAAATGGAAGCCGGCCTCGACACCGGCCCCATGCTGATGAAGGAAGCCGTGAAAGTCAGCGCCGGCGACACGGCGGCGACGCTGCACGACACCCTCGCCGCGCTCGGCGCGCGGATGATCGTCGAAGCCCTGCGGAATTTCGACGGCCTGCGCCCCATCGCACAGCCCGATGCCGGCGTCACCTATGCGAACAAGATCGACAAGGCCGAGGCCGCCCTCGACTGGCGCCGTCCCGCCGCGGAGCTGGAACGGAAGATCCGCGCCTTCGACCCCTTTCCCGGCTGCGCCGCCGTCCTGGATGGGCTGACGCTCAAGGTCTGGCGCGCGGCGGTCGAAAACGGGACGGGCGAACCCGGTACGGTGCTCCGAGCGGATGCGGGCGGCATCGTCGTAGCCTGCGGCGAAGAAGCGCTGCGACTCGCGGAGCTGCAAAAGCCCGGCGGCCGGCGCATGTCCTCTGCCGACTTTCTGCAAGGCAGCGCCCTGCCCCATGCAGTCTCGGAATGGGGTAAATTTCCCGGATGA
- a CDS encoding homoserine O-acetyltransferase, whose product MNNDSVGLVRAERARFDAPLLLAGGATLPAFDLVYETYGRLNAARDNAILICHALSGHHHVAGFTDPARPKETLGWWDNMIGPGKPIDTGRFFVVGVNNLGGCHGSTGPASTNPATGRPWGADFPVVTVQDWVQAQARLADHLGIDVWAAVAGGSLGGMQALQWTIQFPERVRHGLVIAAAPNLTAENIAFNDVARQAILTDPDFHGGHFYEKGVHPGRGLRLARMLGHITYLSDDQMADRFGRRKRPGAGSYGFDVEFEVESYLHYQGDKFAGFFDANTYLLMTRALDYFDPAQEAGGSLMAALAPAKAKFLVVSFTTDWRFSPDRAREIVNALVHNGQNVAHAEITSRHGHDSFLMQDDHYHAIVRAYLGRVIA is encoded by the coding sequence ATGAACAACGACAGCGTCGGTCTCGTCCGCGCGGAGCGCGCGCGCTTCGATGCACCCCTGCTCCTTGCCGGCGGCGCCACGCTGCCCGCCTTCGACCTGGTCTACGAAACCTACGGCCGGCTCAACGCCGCACGCGACAACGCCATCCTGATCTGTCACGCCCTGTCCGGCCACCACCACGTGGCAGGCTTCACCGACCCCGCGCGGCCGAAGGAAACCCTGGGCTGGTGGGACAACATGATCGGTCCCGGCAAGCCCATCGACACCGGCCGCTTCTTCGTCGTCGGCGTGAACAACCTCGGCGGCTGCCACGGCTCCACCGGCCCCGCCTCGACCAACCCGGCCACCGGCCGGCCCTGGGGCGCCGATTTTCCCGTCGTCACCGTGCAGGACTGGGTGCAGGCCCAGGCGCGGCTGGCCGATCACCTGGGCATCGACGTCTGGGCGGCGGTGGCCGGCGGCAGCCTCGGCGGCATGCAAGCGCTGCAATGGACGATCCAGTTCCCGGAACGCGTACGCCACGGCCTCGTGATCGCCGCCGCGCCGAACCTGACGGCGGAAAACATCGCCTTCAACGACGTGGCCCGCCAGGCGATCCTCACCGACCCGGACTTCCACGGCGGCCACTTCTACGAAAAAGGGGTACACCCCGGGCGCGGCCTGCGGCTCGCCCGCATGCTCGGCCACATCACCTACCTCTCGGACGACCAGATGGCCGACCGCTTCGGCCGCAGGAAGCGGCCCGGCGCGGGTTCCTACGGCTTCGACGTCGAGTTCGAGGTCGAGTCCTACCTCCACTACCAGGGCGACAAGTTCGCGGGGTTCTTCGACGCCAACACCTACCTGCTGATGACGCGGGCGCTGGACTATTTCGACCCGGCGCAGGAAGCCGGCGGCAGCCTCATGGCGGCGCTCGCGCCCGCGAAGGCGAAATTCCTCGTCGTGTCCTTCACCACCGACTGGCGATTCTCGCCCGATCGCGCGCGGGAGATCGTGAACGCCCTCGTGCACAACGGCCAGAACGTGGCGCACGCCGAGATCACGAGCCGGCACGGCCACGACTCCTTCCTGATGCAGGACGACCACTACCACGCCATCGTCCGCGCCTATCTTGGGAGGGTGATCGCGTGA
- the metW gene encoding methionine biosynthesis protein MetW, with the protein MTHLPDRPDFDVIAGWVRPGERVLDLGCGDGALLRRLIETRGVQGWGVEIDDARVLAAIGNGINVIQGDLEGGLAGFEDGAFQHVILSQTLQAMRHVETIISEMLRVGREAVVSFPNFGYWKHRLDIMNGHMPVSERLPYEWYDTPNIHLCTIDDFDAFCERRSIVVRERKVFDESEGREITEEHNFLGSLAVYRIARGSP; encoded by the coding sequence GTGACACATCTTCCAGACCGCCCGGATTTCGACGTCATCGCCGGCTGGGTGCGCCCCGGCGAACGCGTGCTCGACCTCGGCTGCGGCGACGGCGCGCTGCTCCGGCGCCTGATCGAGACGCGCGGCGTGCAGGGCTGGGGCGTCGAGATCGACGACGCCAGGGTGCTGGCCGCCATCGGCAACGGCATCAACGTCATCCAGGGCGACCTCGAAGGCGGGCTGGCCGGCTTCGAGGACGGCGCCTTCCAGCACGTGATCCTGTCGCAGACGCTCCAGGCCATGCGCCACGTCGAAACCATCATTTCCGAAATGCTGCGCGTGGGGCGCGAGGCCGTGGTGAGCTTTCCCAACTTCGGCTACTGGAAGCACCGCCTGGACATCATGAACGGCCACATGCCGGTATCCGAGCGGCTGCCCTACGAGTGGTACGACACGCCCAACATCCACCTGTGCACCATCGACGACTTCGACGCGTTCTGCGAACGCCGCAGCATCGTCGTCCGGGAGCGCAAGGTGTTTGACGAAAGCGAAGGCCGCGAGATCACCGAAGAGCACAACTTCCTCGGCAGCCTGGCCGTCTATCGCATCGCGCGGGGCTCCCCATGA
- a CDS encoding MBL fold metallo-hydrolase: MDYRIIPVTPFAQNCTLLWCDETKRAAVVDPGGDIDVILATAMKQGVKVEKILLTHGHIDHAGGAADLAAKLGVPIEGPQRDEKFWIDQLPQQSLMFGLPHAVAFTPDRWLDEGDTVGFGNVTLGVLHTPGHTPGHICFLHAESGLALVGDVLFAGSIGRTDFPRGDYDALIRSIRTKLWPLGDDVAFIPGHGPMSTFGEERRHNPFVADGL; this comes from the coding sequence ATCGACTACCGCATCATCCCGGTCACCCCCTTCGCCCAGAACTGCACGCTGCTCTGGTGCGACGAAACGAAACGGGCCGCCGTGGTCGACCCCGGCGGCGACATCGACGTCATCCTCGCCACCGCCATGAAGCAGGGCGTGAAGGTCGAGAAGATACTGCTGACCCACGGCCACATCGACCACGCCGGCGGCGCGGCGGACCTCGCGGCGAAACTGGGGGTGCCGATCGAAGGACCGCAGCGCGACGAAAAATTCTGGATCGACCAGCTGCCGCAGCAGAGCCTGATGTTCGGCCTGCCGCACGCCGTCGCCTTCACGCCCGACCGCTGGCTGGATGAAGGCGACACCGTCGGCTTCGGCAACGTGACGCTGGGGGTGCTCCACACGCCCGGCCACACGCCCGGCCACATCTGCTTCCTCCACGCGGAATCGGGGCTCGCCCTCGTCGGCGACGTGCTGTTCGCCGGCTCCATCGGCCGCACCGATTTCCCGCGCGGCGACTACGATGCGCTGATTCGCTCGATCCGCACGAAGCTCTGGCCGCTCGGCGACGACGTCGCCTTCATCCCCGGCCACGGCCCGATGTCCACCTTCGGCGAGGAACGCCGCCACAACCCCTTCGTCGCGGACGGCCTCTGA
- a CDS encoding mannose-1-phosphate guanylyltransferase/mannose-6-phosphate isomerase, producing MRAFIPVILSGGAGTRLWPVSREALPKPFIKLPDGESLLAKTLLRAAALPDVTEVLTVTNRDHYFLTRDEYELCDPPLGLPPLDYLLEPFGRNTAPAIAAAALHVAARHGPDAALLVLPADHLIADHAAFAAAVAQARELAAEGWLATFGIRPTGPESGFGYIEAGEALDRGHRVVRFIEKPTREKAAEYLAAGNFTWNSGMFCFTAGALADALREHAPDLLAAVEATLAATDFDKPPPVLAAERFRQAPDISIDYAVMERAGRVAVVPAAFDWSDIGSWNALAELTAADGCGNRVSGEAVLVDAANCFVQGCERVVAAVGVKDLLIVDTADALLVADRSRAQDVKAVVQQLRLTAHDSVRHHRTVHRPWGTYTVLEEGDRFKIKRIAVKPGASLSLQMHHHRSEHWVVVSGMARVVNGEREIFVRTDESTYIPAGTAHRLSNPGVIDCVMIEVQTGDYLGEDDIVRFEDKYGRSPDTSGRCGAPGG from the coding sequence ATGAGAGCATTCATCCCCGTCATCCTGTCCGGCGGCGCCGGCACCCGGCTTTGGCCGGTTTCCCGCGAGGCCCTGCCCAAACCTTTCATCAAGCTGCCGGACGGCGAAAGCCTGCTGGCCAAGACGCTGCTGCGCGCGGCGGCGCTGCCGGACGTGACGGAAGTCCTCACCGTCACTAACCGCGACCATTATTTCCTGACGCGGGACGAGTACGAGCTTTGTGACCCGCCCCTGGGGCTGCCGCCGCTCGATTACCTGCTCGAGCCCTTCGGCCGGAACACGGCGCCGGCCATCGCCGCCGCCGCCCTGCATGTCGCCGCCCGCCACGGGCCCGATGCGGCGCTCCTGGTGTTGCCGGCCGACCACCTGATCGCCGACCATGCCGCATTCGCCGCCGCCGTCGCCCAGGCGCGCGAGCTGGCGGCGGAGGGCTGGCTGGCCACTTTCGGCATCAGGCCGACGGGGCCGGAGTCCGGCTTCGGCTACATCGAGGCCGGCGAGGCGCTCGACCGCGGCCACCGGGTCGTCCGCTTCATCGAGAAGCCGACCCGGGAGAAGGCCGCCGAATACCTCGCCGCCGGCAACTTCACGTGGAATTCCGGCATGTTCTGCTTCACCGCCGGCGCCCTGGCCGACGCCCTGCGCGAGCATGCGCCGGACCTGTTGGCGGCGGTGGAGGCCACGCTGGCGGCCACCGATTTCGACAAGCCGCCGCCCGTGCTCGCGGCCGAGCGCTTCAGGCAGGCTCCCGACATCTCCATCGACTACGCGGTGATGGAGCGGGCCGGCCGGGTGGCCGTCGTGCCCGCCGCCTTCGACTGGAGCGACATCGGTTCGTGGAACGCGCTGGCCGAGCTGACCGCCGCCGACGGTTGCGGCAACCGCGTCTCCGGCGAGGCTGTGCTGGTGGATGCGGCCAACTGCTTCGTGCAGGGTTGCGAGCGTGTCGTCGCCGCCGTGGGGGTGAAGGACCTGCTGATCGTCGATACCGCGGACGCCCTGCTGGTGGCCGACCGCAGCCGCGCGCAGGATGTGAAGGCGGTGGTGCAGCAGCTCAGGCTCACCGCCCACGACAGCGTGCGCCATCACCGCACCGTGCATCGTCCCTGGGGCACCTACACGGTGCTGGAGGAGGGCGATCGTTTTAAGATCAAACGCATCGCCGTCAAGCCGGGCGCGAGCCTCTCACTCCAGATGCACCATCACCGCAGCGAGCACTGGGTGGTCGTTTCGGGCATGGCCCGCGTGGTCAATGGCGAGCGGGAGATATTCGTCCGCACCGACGAGTCGACCTACATCCCCGCCGGCACCGCGCACCGCCTCTCGAATCCAGGCGTCATCGACTGTGTGATGATCGAGGTGCAGACCGGCGATTATCTCGGCGAGGACGACATCGTGCGCTTCGAGGACAAGTACGGCCGCAGCCCGGATACTTCCGGCAGATGCGGCGCGCCGGGCGGCTGA